The DNA window GGCACAATGCCAGTTCCGGATTGCCGCGCGGCACTGCCGCTCGCAATGACGAATGTGGGGGCGAAATGCAAAAGGGGCGCTCCCTTGCCGGAAGCGCCCCTCGATTTTTGCCAGGCGGATAAGCCTTGGAAGCTTACTTCGCGTCCTTGGCCGGGCGCGTGTCGCGACGTTCGGCGATACGCGCGCTCTTGCCGGTGCGGCCGCGCAGGTAATACAGCTTCGCTCGACGCACGGCACCGCGGCGAACCACGGTGAGGCTGTCGACGTTCGGCGAGTAGAGCGGGAAAACGCGCTCGACGCCTTCGCCGAAGCTCATCTTGCGGACGGTGAAGTTCGAGCCCATGCCACGGTTCGAACGCGCGATGCACACGCCTTCGAAGTTCTGGATACGCTCGCGCTCGCCTTCCTTGACGCGCACGCCGACGCGGACGGTGTCGCCCGGACGGAATTCGGGGATATCCTTGCCGAGATGGTCGATCGCCTCGGCTTCGAGTGTCTGGATCAGGTTCATGGCCTAATCTTCCTTCGTTTCATGCCGCGCGCCAGAGGCAGACTGGTCCCGAGCGCCCGTATGACGCTCCCAAAGGTCCGGCCTGCGTAACCGTGTATCGTGTTCGCTCCTTGCCTTGCGCCAAGCAGCGATCTTCGCATGATCCCCCGATCGCAGCACTTCAGGGATCGTGCGCCCTTCCCATTCCTGAGGTCGGGTAAACTGCGGATATTCGAGGAGGCCGTTCTCGAACGATTCCTCGATACCGCTCGTCGGCGCGCCCATTACGCCGGGCAGCAGCCGAATGCAAGCGTCGAGTATCGCAATCGCCGCCGGTTCGCCGCCGGAAAGCACGATATCGCCGAGCGAGACTTCCTCGACCTCGCGCCCGTCGAATATGCGCTCGTCGAACCCTTCGAAACGTCCGCACAGCAAGGTGACACCCGGCCCAGCGGCGAGTTCGCGGATCCGCGCCTGTGATACCGGCTTACCGCGCGGGGTCATGGCGAGGACGGGGGCGTCGGGCGACAGGCTGCGCGCATGGTCGATCGCGGCGCCCAGCACATCGGCCTTCAGGACCATGCCCGCACCGCCGCCGGCCGGCGTATCGTCGACCGTGCGGTGCTTGTCGGTTGCGAAATCGCGCAATTGCACCGTATCGAGCGACCAGTCCCCGCGCTCCATCGCCCGCCCAGCCAAAGACGCGCCGAGCGGCCCGGGGAACATCTCCGGATAAAGGGTGATGACGGTGGTCGAGAAGGTCATGGGCGGATGCCAAATTCTTTCATTTCGAGAATGCGCGACGAGATACGCAGAGCACATCGATAGCCGAGCAGAACCGTGGCACTCAGCAAAATCGCAGCCACAAGAGACGGCACCGGATTATTGTCGAAAAACCTTCCGAAACCTCCCATTGCCATGAAGCCGATGAAAACGGTCAGGGGGTAGAGCAAAGCTGCGACGATGGCCGCAATCTTCGCGCTTCGGGGGCGCCCGAAAACACACCATAGAGATACGATACCAATAGGGATGAGCAATATCTGGGCGAAACTGATGATCACACTAACGATCAATGCGACAAAATGTGTCATGGTTGGTTCCAGCAAATCATAAGCTCTGGTGCCTAACCAAACGGGAGCAGAGTGGGAACCCATGCGTTATCCCGCCATGGACGACTGCATCATCGTAGGCGCAGGCCCCGCCGGACTGACGGCGGCGATCTATCTCGCGCGCTATCATCTCGACATTCGCCTGTTCGATGACGGCCAGAGCCGCGCGGCCTGGATCCCCGAGAGCCACAACCATGCTGGCTTCCCAGAGGGCATCAATGGGAAGGTACTGCTCAGACGGATGCTCGAACAGGCCGAGAAATACGGCGCGCAGCGCGAGGAAAAGCGCGTGATCCATCTCGAACGCAATGCCGACGGCTTCATCGTCGGAACCGACGACGCGACTTATCGCGC is part of the Alteriqipengyuania halimionae genome and encodes:
- the rplS gene encoding 50S ribosomal protein L19, encoding MNLIQTLEAEAIDHLGKDIPEFRPGDTVRVGVRVKEGERERIQNFEGVCIARSNRGMGSNFTVRKMSFGEGVERVFPLYSPNVDSLTVVRRGAVRRAKLYYLRGRTGKSARIAERRDTRPAKDAK
- the trmD gene encoding tRNA (guanosine(37)-N1)-methyltransferase TrmD; the protein is MTFSTTVITLYPEMFPGPLGASLAGRAMERGDWSLDTVQLRDFATDKHRTVDDTPAGGGAGMVLKADVLGAAIDHARSLSPDAPVLAMTPRGKPVSQARIRELAAGPGVTLLCGRFEGFDERIFDGREVEEVSLGDIVLSGGEPAAIAILDACIRLLPGVMGAPTSGIEESFENGLLEYPQFTRPQEWEGRTIPEVLRSGDHAKIAAWRKARSEHDTRLRRPDLWERHTGARDQSASGARHETKED